The proteins below are encoded in one region of Natronobacterium texcoconense:
- a CDS encoding DUF7344 domain-containing protein: MGTTHAAQSADADVPGTDADGGSPDTEPTDATLTEDELFEMLSNRRRRHILHQLMREGDRIDVGTLSEEIAASEDGIDIHEVSSTDRKRVYTALHQSHLPKMDEAGVLAFNKDRGFVEPMPALEDVEIYMDIVHGREIPWSDYYIGLTAVSALLLAVSAASLGPFAALSPYAWGVFVVVSFGVSAIAHRYYARRNRLGITEDPPGVELEYSSDSDR; encoded by the coding sequence ATGGGGACAACTCACGCAGCACAATCTGCCGATGCAGACGTACCGGGGACCGACGCCGACGGGGGTTCGCCCGATACCGAACCGACGGACGCCACTCTCACCGAAGACGAACTCTTCGAAATGCTGTCGAACCGGCGTCGACGCCACATCCTCCACCAGCTCATGCGAGAGGGTGACCGAATCGACGTCGGAACGCTCTCCGAAGAAATCGCCGCTTCCGAGGACGGCATCGATATCCACGAAGTCTCGAGTACCGACCGAAAGCGCGTCTATACGGCGCTTCACCAGTCTCACCTGCCGAAGATGGACGAGGCGGGCGTCCTCGCGTTCAACAAGGACCGTGGGTTCGTCGAACCGATGCCCGCACTCGAGGACGTCGAGATATACATGGACATCGTTCACGGACGCGAGATCCCCTGGAGCGACTACTACATCGGCCTGACGGCGGTGTCCGCCCTGTTGCTCGCGGTGTCCGCGGCCAGCCTCGGACCGTTCGCGGCACTCTCTCCGTACGCCTGGGGCGTCTTCGTCGTCGTCTCGTTCGGCGTTTCGGCGATCGCACACCGATACTACGCTCGCCGGAATCGCCTGGGGATCACGGAGGATCCACCCGGTGTCGAACTCGAGTACTCGTCGGACAGCGACCGATAA
- a CDS encoding LLM class oxidoreductase: MLEEDANAGYRRLFDDDGLTFGAGFPLTGTNRSTPPIEEELRLASHAESVGFDGLWARDVPTYWPKFGDAGQTFDPWVWLSQVAAHTDEVALGTASIVLTLRHPIHVAKSAASIDRLSDGRLVLGVASGDRDPEFPAFDVDRNERGQQFRERFEAIQALWREEYPELEGEWGRLEGDLDIVPKPTAETIPMLPTGQARQSREWIAEHGDGWLFYHLPERTLEDYVADWRDDAGEKPYAMAIRVDLADDPTAEPEPMHLGYRAGVEWYRDYFRRLEEYGVDHVIVGLESEDPEEALSRFGDEIIEV, encoded by the coding sequence ATGCTCGAGGAAGACGCGAACGCGGGCTACCGGCGACTGTTCGACGACGACGGACTCACGTTCGGTGCTGGCTTTCCGCTCACGGGGACGAATCGGTCGACGCCCCCCATCGAGGAAGAGTTACGGCTGGCGAGCCACGCCGAATCGGTCGGCTTCGACGGCCTCTGGGCTCGAGACGTCCCCACCTACTGGCCGAAGTTCGGCGACGCGGGCCAGACGTTCGACCCCTGGGTATGGCTCTCGCAGGTCGCTGCCCACACCGACGAGGTCGCGCTCGGCACCGCGAGCATCGTCCTCACGCTACGTCATCCAATCCACGTCGCGAAGTCGGCCGCCTCGATCGACCGGCTCTCGGACGGACGACTCGTCCTCGGCGTCGCCTCCGGCGACCGGGACCCCGAGTTTCCGGCCTTCGACGTCGACCGCAACGAGCGCGGCCAGCAGTTCCGCGAGCGATTCGAGGCCATCCAAGCCCTCTGGCGCGAGGAGTACCCCGAACTCGAGGGCGAGTGGGGACGACTCGAGGGGGACCTCGACATCGTCCCGAAACCGACCGCGGAGACGATTCCCATGCTACCGACGGGGCAGGCCCGCCAGTCCAGAGAGTGGATCGCCGAGCACGGCGACGGCTGGCTCTTCTATCACCTCCCGGAGCGCACGCTCGAGGATTACGTGGCCGACTGGCGCGACGACGCGGGCGAAAAGCCGTACGCGATGGCGATCCGGGTCGACCTGGCCGACGACCCCACCGCTGAACCGGAACCGATGCACCTGGGGTATCGGGCCGGCGTCGAGTGGTATCGGGACTACTTCCGGCGACTCGAGGAGTACGGCGTCGACCACGTGATCGTCGGCCTCGAGAGCGAGGATCCAGAAGAGGCGCTCTCGAGGTTCGGAGACGAGATTATCGAAGTGTGA
- a CDS encoding metal-dependent hydrolase: protein MAPTLVNVAVGVLVGLALLGVAFDRRSILLVALVAAIPDLDAVVSLVVHGATNAVFHTLLLPGVAFAALYWDTCRRESSWLRDRWGWYGVRVAWVALAVYVVAGIGVDLFRPEGVNLLYPFHDRFYAVVGRFRLSTHEGLILTFVDRGDHLLWFTSPGTTADHHVESWINPTPGTGLETGVERRFTLVESGWQLVVVAASIAALAARFRLEGEN from the coding sequence ATGGCACCGACGCTCGTGAACGTGGCCGTCGGCGTGCTCGTCGGGCTTGCCCTGCTAGGTGTCGCGTTCGATCGGCGCTCTATCCTCCTCGTCGCGCTCGTGGCTGCGATTCCGGACCTCGACGCGGTCGTGAGTCTGGTCGTCCACGGGGCGACAAACGCCGTCTTCCACACGCTGTTGCTCCCCGGCGTCGCGTTCGCGGCGCTGTACTGGGACACCTGCCGTCGTGAGTCGTCGTGGCTCCGCGACCGCTGGGGATGGTACGGGGTTCGTGTCGCCTGGGTCGCGCTCGCGGTCTACGTCGTCGCCGGAATCGGGGTCGACCTCTTCCGACCCGAGGGCGTAAACCTCCTCTATCCCTTCCACGATCGGTTCTACGCCGTCGTCGGCCGATTCCGGTTGTCGACCCACGAGGGACTGATCCTGACGTTCGTCGACCGCGGCGACCATCTCCTGTGGTTTACGTCGCCCGGCACGACAGCCGACCATCACGTCGAATCCTGGATCAATCCGACGCCGGGGACGGGCCTCGAGACCGGCGTCGAACGCCGATTCACGCTCGTCGAGTCGGGGTGGCAACTGGTCGTCGTCGCCGCGTCGATCGCAGCGCTCGCGGCACGGTTCCGCCTGGAGGGTGAGAACTGA
- a CDS encoding metal-dependent hydrolase yields the protein MPSTIVHAGFALLLAAGLWKGTLDRRALAVLLVIVVVPEADTIAGLWMDGAHRALLHNLTIPIVAGLLLYWDTCHRERSWLRDRWGGWGVQVAWVGLFVHVFAHMLLDYAHLEGINVFYPVVDQFVRLEGELYYSTTEGFVQTFVEFPTDDVEGTAMDVGATGTTADTHVDNPVEPTAAVEGDPDEPVERLFPVADSGWQFHLVLSGLFVLLARRFQDRRDEQ from the coding sequence ATGCCGTCGACGATCGTCCACGCCGGGTTCGCCCTGTTGCTCGCCGCGGGGCTGTGGAAGGGAACGCTCGACCGGCGCGCGCTCGCCGTCTTGCTCGTGATCGTCGTCGTCCCCGAAGCGGATACGATCGCAGGCCTGTGGATGGACGGCGCACATCGAGCCCTGTTGCACAACCTGACCATCCCCATCGTCGCCGGTCTGCTCCTGTACTGGGATACCTGCCACCGCGAACGATCGTGGCTTCGCGATCGCTGGGGCGGGTGGGGCGTCCAGGTCGCCTGGGTCGGCCTGTTCGTCCACGTCTTCGCGCACATGCTGCTGGATTACGCCCATCTCGAGGGGATCAACGTCTTCTACCCCGTCGTCGATCAGTTCGTCCGACTCGAGGGCGAACTCTACTACTCGACGACCGAGGGGTTCGTCCAGACGTTCGTCGAGTTCCCGACCGACGACGTCGAGGGGACAGCCATGGACGTCGGCGCGACGGGGACGACCGCGGATACGCACGTCGACAACCCCGTCGAACCCACCGCGGCGGTCGAGGGTGATCCGGACGAACCAGTCGAACGACTCTTCCCGGTCGCCGACAGCGGCTGGCAGTTCCATCTCGTGCTCTCGGGACTGTTCGTGCTGCTCGCACGACGGTTCCAGGACCGGCGGGACGAGCAATAA
- a CDS encoding PINc/VapC family ATPase: MNVVPDTSVVIDGRVSATIEDGQFEGATISVPEAVVAELEAQANDGIETGWDGLEELQQLADLADDGVIDLEYVGERPNAIERGHASEGEIDALIRDLAEELEATFLTSDVVQAEVAEAKGLDVEHVAPETREVDVGTLTVESYFDDATMSVHLKTGMVPMAKRGELGDMHYQEIADEPLDEETMDEYAREVVDAAKESPEGFLELSEPGMKIVQFRDYRIAIGRPPFSDGIEITAVRPIAQTDIEDYENADELKERLLERQRGVLISGAPGAGKSTFAQAVARFISDHDYAVKTMEKPRDLQVGPEITQYTELGGEMAKTADALLMVRPDYTIYDEVRKTDDFEVFADMRLAGVGMIGVVHATRPIDALQRLVGRVELGMIPQVVDTVVYIEAGRVETVYDVRTEVKVPAGLTEEDLARPVIQVTNFETGEPEYEIYTFNRQVVTVPLKEEEGGPGNESGVDRIAKQEIEREIRSVARGYVDVQLKSQDKAIVYVEESDISSVIGKGGGRITDIENRLGINIDVRTHDENPDYGSAAGGSGGATSDGGASGQGGQMVAPEVTSRHIVIPVDGNHGETVEVQAGGDYLFTATVSRGGEIQVSRGSAIADELEQAVDRKDPITVVPSS, from the coding sequence ATGAACGTCGTGCCGGATACGAGCGTGGTCATCGACGGCCGCGTTTCGGCGACGATTGAAGACGGGCAGTTCGAGGGAGCGACGATTTCGGTACCCGAAGCCGTCGTCGCAGAACTCGAGGCGCAGGCCAACGACGGCATCGAGACCGGCTGGGACGGTCTCGAAGAGCTCCAGCAACTCGCCGACCTCGCCGACGACGGCGTGATCGACCTCGAGTACGTCGGCGAGCGACCGAACGCAATCGAGCGCGGTCACGCCTCCGAGGGCGAGATCGACGCGCTCATTCGCGACCTCGCGGAGGAACTCGAGGCGACCTTCCTCACGAGCGACGTCGTCCAGGCCGAGGTCGCCGAGGCGAAAGGGCTCGACGTCGAGCACGTCGCCCCGGAGACCCGCGAGGTCGACGTCGGCACGCTCACCGTCGAGAGCTACTTCGACGACGCGACGATGAGCGTCCACCTCAAGACGGGGATGGTCCCGATGGCCAAGCGCGGCGAACTCGGCGACATGCACTACCAGGAGATCGCCGACGAACCACTCGACGAGGAGACGATGGACGAGTACGCCCGCGAGGTCGTCGACGCCGCCAAGGAGTCCCCCGAGGGCTTCCTCGAGCTCTCCGAACCTGGAATGAAGATCGTCCAGTTCCGGGACTACCGGATCGCGATCGGTCGACCCCCGTTCTCGGACGGCATCGAGATCACGGCCGTCCGGCCGATCGCCCAGACCGACATCGAGGACTACGAGAACGCCGACGAACTGAAAGAACGGCTGCTCGAGCGTCAGCGCGGCGTCCTCATCTCGGGTGCGCCCGGCGCAGGGAAGTCGACCTTCGCACAGGCTGTCGCCCGGTTCATCTCGGATCACGACTACGCGGTCAAGACGATGGAGAAACCGCGTGACCTGCAGGTCGGCCCCGAGATCACCCAGTACACCGAACTCGGCGGCGAGATGGCAAAGACGGCGGACGCCCTGCTAATGGTCCGTCCCGACTACACCATCTACGACGAGGTCCGCAAGACCGACGACTTCGAGGTCTTCGCGGACATGCGACTGGCGGGCGTCGGCATGATCGGCGTCGTCCACGCGACCCGACCGATCGACGCCCTCCAGCGACTCGTCGGCCGCGTCGAACTCGGGATGATCCCGCAGGTCGTCGACACCGTCGTCTACATCGAGGCCGGCCGCGTCGAGACCGTCTACGACGTCCGGACCGAGGTCAAGGTCCCCGCCGGGCTCACCGAAGAGGACCTCGCTCGCCCGGTCATTCAGGTCACCAACTTCGAGACCGGCGAACCCGAGTACGAGATCTACACCTTCAACCGCCAGGTCGTCACCGTCCCCCTCAAAGAAGAGGAAGGCGGCCCCGGCAACGAGTCCGGCGTCGACCGCATCGCCAAACAGGAGATCGAACGCGAGATCCGCTCGGTCGCCCGCGGCTACGTCGACGTCCAGCTCAAGAGCCAAGACAAGGCCATCGTCTACGTCGAGGAAAGCGACATCTCGAGCGTCATCGGCAAAGGTGGCGGTCGGATCACCGACATCGAGAACCGGCTTGGCATCAACATCGACGTTCGCACGCACGACGAGAACCCCGACTACGGGTCGGCTGCCGGCGGCAGCGGTGGTGCCACCAGCGACGGCGGCGCGAGCGGACAGGGCGGCCAGATGGTTGCCCCCGAAGTCACCTCGAGACACATCGTCATCCCCGTCGACGGCAACCACGGCGAAACCGTCGAAGTGCAGGCCGGCGGCGACTACCTCTTCACCGCCACCGTGAGTCGTGGCGGGGAAATCCAGGTGTCACGCGGGAGCGCGATCGCGGACGAACTCGAGCAAGCAGTCGACAGGAAAGATCCGATCACGGTCGTGCCGTCCTCGTAG
- a CDS encoding globin-coupled sensor protein — MSSEQSLGSDGLDLAVGLDEDDIERRKRLLGFDAVDERRLADLESLLEETHEAVVEEFYGSPEDERSCEDLEQSSATRSTLKRSQRIAPFSTATGGYGREYFEKRARVGKLHAVHDVSLPRYVGQYGVYCDRVVNRIGERVKRQVVAEIESWFDRRTDGGLGRLAGAVGLGDDGTDADGLETAVREAVDEGLNDVRSLLRVVTLDVQAATEAYADSYDRDLEAAVDRHERLARDVEADVERPLAELEEASEGIARRAEAISQHTERQADSVEDAATEIDEISAAAEEVATVAARTREESERTERLAADGVDSATGALVELDAIEEATDRVTEAVEDLESRTDEIDETLERLDTLAQRTAMLASTAKIESSRSSADDDALAIIADEVRSFSEQTKADLEAIEESLEGVTEGTEKAVERVAETDERVDAGAERVRETVESFEEIHEAARSTAAGMDDLAVAADQQAHSIEATAESVDRLAESADRVAAAAESVAAASEQQTASLRTVSDAVSNLTDSDPVETSLVPEPTR; from the coding sequence ATGAGTTCGGAACAGTCGCTCGGGAGCGACGGACTAGATCTCGCCGTCGGTCTCGACGAGGACGACATCGAGCGACGAAAGCGGCTTCTCGGCTTCGACGCAGTCGACGAGCGACGGCTGGCCGACCTCGAGTCACTGCTGGAAGAGACTCACGAGGCGGTCGTCGAGGAGTTCTACGGCTCGCCGGAAGACGAACGATCCTGCGAGGACCTCGAGCAGTCGTCGGCGACCCGCTCGACGCTGAAACGAAGCCAGCGAATCGCTCCGTTCTCGACTGCGACGGGTGGGTACGGCCGCGAGTACTTCGAGAAACGCGCCCGGGTCGGTAAACTGCATGCCGTCCACGACGTCTCGCTGCCGCGATACGTCGGTCAGTACGGCGTCTACTGCGATCGCGTCGTGAATCGAATCGGCGAACGCGTCAAACGGCAGGTCGTCGCCGAGATCGAGTCGTGGTTCGACCGCCGCACCGACGGCGGACTGGGACGACTCGCCGGCGCGGTCGGACTCGGCGACGACGGCACCGACGCGGACGGACTCGAGACGGCCGTCCGCGAGGCCGTCGACGAGGGACTGAACGACGTTCGCTCACTGCTGCGGGTCGTTACCCTGGACGTACAGGCCGCGACCGAGGCCTACGCCGACTCCTACGATCGAGACCTCGAGGCAGCGGTCGATCGCCACGAACGGCTCGCAAGGGACGTCGAGGCGGACGTCGAACGACCGCTCGCGGAACTCGAGGAGGCGAGCGAAGGGATCGCCCGACGTGCAGAGGCTATCAGCCAGCACACGGAGCGCCAGGCGGACAGCGTCGAGGACGCCGCGACCGAAATCGACGAGATCAGCGCGGCCGCCGAGGAGGTCGCGACCGTCGCCGCCCGAACCCGCGAGGAGAGCGAACGGACGGAACGGCTCGCAGCCGACGGCGTCGACTCGGCGACCGGCGCGCTCGTGGAACTGGACGCGATCGAGGAGGCGACCGATCGCGTGACGGAAGCCGTCGAGGATCTCGAGTCCCGGACCGACGAGATCGACGAGACGCTCGAGCGTCTCGACACGCTCGCCCAGCGAACGGCGATGCTGGCCTCGACCGCGAAGATCGAGTCCTCGCGCTCGAGTGCGGACGACGACGCGCTCGCGATCATCGCCGACGAGGTACGGTCGTTCTCGGAGCAGACGAAGGCCGATCTGGAGGCCATCGAGGAGTCGCTCGAAGGGGTCACGGAGGGCACCGAGAAGGCGGTCGAGCGGGTCGCGGAGACGGACGAGCGGGTCGACGCCGGTGCGGAGCGCGTCAGGGAGACCGTCGAGTCGTTCGAGGAAATCCACGAGGCCGCCCGGTCGACGGCCGCGGGAATGGACGACCTCGCTGTGGCAGCCGACCAGCAGGCCCACAGCATCGAGGCGACCGCGGAGTCGGTCGACCGACTCGCGGAGAGTGCCGACCGGGTTGCGGCGGCAGCCGAGTCGGTCGCGGCGGCGAGCGAACAACAGACCGCGAGTCTTCGGACGGTGAGCGACGCCGTGTCGAACCTGACCGACTCCGATCCGGTCGAGACGTCGCTGGTGCCCGAACCGACGCGGTAA
- a CDS encoding M20 family metallopeptidase: MSVVELTRDLVSIPSFEDETAAGDFIAEWLRRETDADVTRDEVGNVIARKGDSTADSLALVGHHDVVEPASSQVAGEEYVAEERDGRLYGRGTADMKGAVAAAMLAFRDSDPAGELVFASFVGEEVGGVGARHAIDEGFAPEYAVVGEGSTGYSSPGVTDVAVAHKGRRGSTITAHGEAAHASEADAGENAIYRATEAVSLVRNLEPPAVEVTGETLEGSVVVTEIDGGTAMNVVPDRCEITVDERTVPGKRAPLDRVEDLEGVEWTVDQDLPPMRCDDEDFAAAVLEAADGAQSATPELVTKPHATDAGWLAAAGTECVVCGPAEPGEAHTDTESVSINVLERCRESYRSIAETWPR; encoded by the coding sequence ATGAGCGTCGTCGAACTGACCCGCGACCTCGTTTCGATCCCGAGTTTCGAGGACGAGACGGCTGCGGGTGACTTCATAGCGGAGTGGCTGCGCCGGGAGACCGACGCCGACGTCACGCGCGACGAGGTCGGTAACGTGATCGCTCGCAAGGGTGATTCGACGGCCGACTCGCTTGCACTGGTCGGCCACCACGACGTCGTCGAACCAGCATCGTCTCAGGTGGCAGGTGAGGAGTACGTCGCCGAAGAACGCGACGGCCGTCTCTACGGTCGCGGTACCGCCGACATGAAGGGTGCGGTCGCGGCGGCCATGCTCGCCTTCCGGGACAGCGACCCCGCCGGCGAACTCGTCTTCGCGAGTTTCGTCGGCGAGGAGGTCGGCGGCGTTGGCGCTCGTCACGCCATCGACGAGGGATTCGCTCCCGAGTACGCCGTCGTCGGCGAGGGGTCGACGGGCTACTCGAGTCCCGGCGTCACCGACGTCGCCGTGGCTCACAAGGGACGACGGGGGAGTACGATCACTGCTCACGGGGAGGCCGCCCACGCCAGCGAAGCCGACGCGGGCGAGAACGCGATCTACCGGGCGACCGAGGCCGTTTCGCTCGTCCGGAACCTCGAGCCACCCGCAGTCGAGGTGACAGGCGAGACGCTCGAGGGCAGCGTCGTCGTCACCGAAATCGACGGTGGGACGGCGATGAACGTCGTTCCCGATCGCTGTGAGATCACGGTCGACGAACGGACGGTTCCCGGAAAGCGAGCGCCGCTCGACCGCGTCGAGGACCTCGAGGGCGTCGAGTGGACGGTCGACCAGGATCTGCCGCCGATGCGGTGTGACGACGAGGACTTCGCTGCGGCGGTGCTCGAGGCCGCAGACGGCGCTCAATCGGCAACGCCGGAACTCGTCACGAAACCCCACGCGACCGATGCTGGCTGGCTCGCCGCCGCCGGCACGGAGTGTGTCGTCTGTGGGCCCGCCGAACCCGGAGAGGCCCACACGGATACCGAGAGCGTTTCGATCAATGTCCTCGAGCGGTGTCGGGAGAGCTATCGGTCGATTGCGGAGACGTGGCCGCGGTGA
- a CDS encoding carboxypeptidase M32, with protein sequence MATDPAQSERADDTYAEFESRIERISNVGNAAGILRWDQEVVMPEEGTPARAQQLSTLSSISHELLTADETGELLEELEDADLTDEQEAVVREVRRRYDRETSVPQELVEEISETTANAHPTWKEAKENDDFETFAPTLEKLVELKREYAHHVDPDADPYAVLFAEYEPYLDLETAERVLERLRDELVPLIEEIDASDADLETDAFSGQFDDDDQEALARDVLDSLGYDWSRGRLDTAPHPFSSGTQFDARVTTRFEEDDLLGSITSTIHEFGHANYTLGLPDDGYGTPLGESRDLSVHESQSRLWENHVGRSRPFWEHFLPIARERFPELEDVSPEEAYEAANQVYDDNLIRVEADELTYHLHIVIRFEIERELISGDLEVSDVPEVWNDKYEEYLGVRPETDAEGCLQDIHWSHGSFGYFPTYSLGSVLAAQLYAAAEEELGSEAPRASEEPSGDEPRGDLSEDVREGEFDELNGWLRENVHQHGKQYTTPELIERATGEAFTADYFLEYVDEKYGELYDLE encoded by the coding sequence ATGGCAACCGATCCGGCCCAGAGCGAACGGGCTGACGATACGTACGCCGAGTTCGAGTCGCGAATCGAGCGCATCTCCAACGTCGGCAACGCTGCCGGCATCCTGCGCTGGGACCAGGAAGTGGTGATGCCCGAGGAGGGGACGCCCGCCCGGGCACAGCAGCTCTCGACGCTGTCCTCGATCAGCCACGAACTGCTGACCGCCGACGAAACCGGCGAGTTGCTCGAGGAACTCGAGGACGCCGATCTCACCGACGAGCAAGAGGCGGTCGTCCGCGAGGTCCGCAGACGGTACGACCGCGAGACCAGCGTCCCGCAGGAACTCGTCGAGGAGATCTCGGAGACGACGGCCAACGCCCATCCGACGTGGAAGGAAGCGAAGGAGAACGATGACTTCGAGACGTTCGCACCGACCCTCGAGAAACTCGTCGAACTCAAACGCGAGTACGCCCACCACGTCGATCCCGACGCGGATCCTTACGCCGTCCTCTTCGCGGAGTACGAACCGTATCTCGACCTCGAGACTGCAGAGCGCGTCCTCGAGCGACTGCGCGACGAACTCGTACCACTGATCGAGGAGATCGACGCGAGCGACGCCGACCTCGAGACCGACGCCTTCAGCGGCCAGTTCGACGACGACGATCAGGAGGCGCTGGCCCGCGACGTGCTCGACTCGCTGGGCTACGACTGGTCTCGCGGCCGCCTCGACACTGCGCCACACCCGTTCTCCTCGGGGACGCAGTTCGACGCGCGCGTGACGACCCGGTTCGAAGAGGACGACCTGCTCGGGTCGATCACCTCGACGATCCACGAGTTCGGCCACGCCAACTACACGCTCGGCCTACCCGACGACGGCTACGGGACGCCGCTGGGTGAATCCCGCGACCTCTCGGTCCACGAGTCCCAGTCGCGGCTCTGGGAGAACCACGTCGGTCGCTCCCGGCCGTTCTGGGAGCACTTCCTGCCGATCGCCCGGGAACGCTTCCCCGAACTCGAGGACGTCAGTCCCGAAGAAGCGTACGAGGCGGCGAACCAGGTCTACGACGACAACCTCATCCGCGTCGAGGCGGACGAACTCACCTACCACCTCCACATCGTCATCCGGTTCGAGATCGAACGCGAACTCATCTCGGGTGACCTCGAAGTCTCCGACGTACCGGAGGTCTGGAACGACAAGTACGAGGAGTATCTGGGCGTCCGCCCCGAGACCGACGCGGAGGGCTGTCTGCAGGACATCCACTGGTCGCACGGCTCCTTTGGCTACTTCCCGACGTACTCGCTGGGATCGGTGCTCGCGGCCCAGCTGTACGCCGCTGCCGAAGAGGAACTGGGGAGCGAGGCGCCACGCGCCTCGGAAGAGCCGAGCGGCGACGAGCCGCGAGGCGACCTCTCGGAGGACGTCCGCGAGGGCGAGTTCGACGAACTCAACGGCTGGCTCCGCGAGAACGTCCACCAGCACGGCAAGCAGTACACCACGCCCGAACTGATCGAGCGGGCTACCGGCGAGGCGTTCACCGCCGACTACTTCCTCGAGTACGTCGACGAGAAGTACGGCGAACTGTACGACCTCGAGTAG
- a CDS encoding carboxypeptidase M32 codes for MATADEAHDAESAPDAYRDLLERSEKLTNLRMASMSLGWDQRVMMPEGGTPARAGQLSTISGVSHDLLVDDEVGEWLAELSSAELSDEQAAVVREIRREYERSADVPADLIERLAAHQAESQQVWQEAKADDDFGHFAPALEELADLHRQRARAIDPDTNPYRVLYQDAQPYLPLETVEDIFDELRDGLVPLIEAIEEDGRELPSVFRDPEYTYDEDDQMALSQEVVDLLGYPEEHGRLDTAPHPFMSGNQFDARITTRFKEDDPIDALTATIHEFGHASYQLGLPKEEYGNPLGESRSSGVHESQSRFWENHVGRTKPFWELFLPRVKEQFPHLEDVTVDEAYAAVNRIYPENVIRVEADELTYHLHIILRCEIGRAFVEGDLEVSEIPEVWNEKMDEYLGVRPETDAEGCLQDTHWSARFAAFHGYTIGSVLAAQIDATIREDLDVDGLVREGEFEPIWEWLTEHVHRYGQRYPTEELIEVATGEPLTADYFLEYVESKYGELYDLDDY; via the coding sequence ATGGCAACTGCTGACGAGGCTCACGATGCGGAGAGTGCGCCCGACGCGTACCGCGACCTCCTCGAGCGATCCGAGAAACTGACGAACCTCCGGATGGCGTCGATGTCGCTGGGGTGGGACCAGCGCGTGATGATGCCCGAGGGTGGGACGCCCGCTCGAGCGGGCCAGCTCTCGACGATTTCGGGTGTGAGCCACGACCTCCTCGTCGACGACGAGGTCGGAGAGTGGCTCGCGGAACTGAGTTCAGCCGAGCTGTCCGACGAACAAGCCGCCGTCGTCCGGGAGATCCGACGCGAGTACGAGCGATCGGCGGACGTGCCCGCGGACCTGATCGAGCGGCTTGCGGCACACCAGGCCGAATCCCAGCAGGTCTGGCAGGAGGCGAAAGCCGACGACGACTTCGGGCACTTCGCGCCTGCACTCGAGGAACTGGCGGACCTGCACCGACAGCGGGCGCGGGCTATCGACCCCGACACGAACCCCTATCGGGTGCTCTACCAGGACGCACAGCCGTACCTGCCGCTCGAGACCGTCGAGGACATCTTCGACGAGCTTCGCGACGGACTCGTGCCGCTGATCGAGGCGATCGAGGAGGACGGCCGGGAACTGCCGTCGGTGTTCCGTGATCCGGAGTACACCTACGACGAGGACGACCAGATGGCACTCTCCCAGGAGGTCGTCGACCTGCTCGGCTACCCCGAGGAACACGGTCGACTCGACACTGCGCCACACCCGTTCATGTCGGGCAACCAGTTCGACGCCCGGATCACCACCCGGTTCAAGGAGGACGATCCGATCGACGCGCTGACGGCGACGATCCACGAGTTCGGCCACGCGAGCTACCAGCTCGGGCTGCCAAAGGAGGAGTACGGAAACCCCCTCGGTGAATCCCGCTCCTCGGGCGTCCACGAGTCCCAGTCACGGTTCTGGGAGAACCACGTCGGCCGCACGAAGCCCTTCTGGGAGCTGTTCCTGCCGCGGGTGAAAGAGCAGTTCCCGCACCTGGAGGACGTCACCGTCGACGAGGCCTACGCTGCGGTCAACCGGATCTACCCCGAGAACGTCATCCGCGTCGAGGCGGACGAACTCACCTACCACCTCCACATCATCCTCCGATGTGAGATCGGTCGGGCGTTCGTCGAGGGCGACCTCGAGGTCTCGGAGATTCCCGAGGTCTGGAACGAGAAGATGGACGAGTACCTCGGCGTTCGCCCCGAGACCGACGCCGAAGGCTGCCTGCAGGACACCCACTGGTCCGCACGGTTCGCGGCTTTCCACGGCTACACCATCGGTAGCGTACTTGCCGCACAGATCGACGCTACGATCCGGGAGGACCTGGACGTCGACGGCCTCGTCCGCGAGGGCGAGTTCGAACCGATCTGGGAGTGGCTAACCGAGCACGTCCACCGATACGGGCAACGGTACCCCACAGAAGAACTGATCGAGGTCGCGACCGGCGAGCCGCTCACCGCCGACTACTTCCTCGAATACGTCGAGTCGAAGTACGGCGAACTGTACGACCTCGACGACTACTGA